The stretch of DNA CATGCTGCCGGCCTTGCCGCAGGAGGCCAACCTGATCCCGTTCTCGGTGGCGGGCACCGGCACGCTGTCGTTCGCGGTGGACAGCAAGTCGATCTCGGTGGGCAAGGACAACGTGGTGCGCTACACCGTGGTCACCACCAGCCAGAGCGGCGCGCGCAACGTGACCTTCGAAGGCATGCGCTGCGACGCGTTCGAGCGCAAGCTGTACGCGACCCTGCCCCCGGGCGCCACCGAGTGGGTGCCCAACAGCAGCGACTACGGCGAGACCTGGCACCGCATGCAGGCCGGAGTGCGCAATGCCTACGCCGCCACGCTGGCGATCGATTTCTTCTGCGAGGGCCGCACCGTGGCCGGCAAGCCCGCCGACATGGTGCTCGAGCTGCAATCGCGCGCGCCGCACAAGCGCTGACGCAACCTGTGCAGGTGTAAAAAAACGGCGGGACTGCCTGGCAGTCCGGCCGTTTTTTTTGCTCGCATCGATCAGACCAGCACCAGGTTGTCGCGATGGATCAGCTCGGGCTCGTTCAGGTGGCCGAGCACGGATTCGATCTCGGACGACGGCTTGCGCGCGATCAGCCGCGATTCCGCGCTGGAATAGTTGGTGATGCCGCGCGCCACCTCCTTGCCTTGCGCATCGACACAGGCGATCACCTCGCCGCGGGCGAATTCGCCCTGCACTTCGACCACGCCGATCGGCAGCAGCGACTTGCCGCCGCTGGTCAGCTTCTCGACCGCGCCGTTGTCGATCACGACGCGGCCGCGCAGCTGCAGGTGGTCTGCCATCCATTGCTTGCGTGCCGTCAGCCGGCCGGTCGGCGCCAGCAGCTGGGTGCCGATCGCCTCGCCGGCGGCCAGGCGCTCCAGCACGTTGGCCTCGCGGCCGGAGGCGATGGTGGTATGCGCGCCCGACTTGGCCGCGCGCTTGGCCGCCAGGATCTTGGTCAGCATGCCGCCGCGGCCAATCGAGGTGCCGGCGCCGCCGGCCATGGCTTCCAGCTCGGGCGTGCCGGCCAGGGCTTCGTCGACGAACTGCGCAGCCGGGTCCTTGCGCGGATCGGCGGTGTACAGGCCTCGCTGGTCGGTCAGGATCACCAGCGCGTCGCCTTCGATCAGGTTGGTGACCAGCGCGCCGAGCGTGTCGTTGTCGCCGAACTTGATTTCGTCGGTGACCACGGTGTCGTTCTCGTTGATGATCGGCACCACACCGAGCGACAGCAGCGTCAGCAGCGTCGAGCGGGCGTTCAGGTAGCGCTCCCGGTCGGCCAGGTCGGCGTGGGTCAGCAGCACCTGCGCGGTGCGGATGCCATAGCGGCCGAACTGGCTTTCGTAGACCTGCGCCAGCCCCATCTGGCCGACCGCCGCGGCGGCCTGCAGCTCATGGATTTCCTTCGGGCGGCGCGCCCAGCCGAGCCGCTGCATGCCTTCGGCAATGGCGCCGGAACTGACCAGCACCACTTCCTTGCCGGCCACGCGCAGCTTGGCGATCTGGGCCGCCCAGCGGGCGATGGCGTCGTGGTCCAGCCCCTTGCCGTCGTTGGTGACCAGGCTGGAGCCGACTTTG from Cupriavidus taiwanensis encodes:
- a CDS encoding CNP1-like family protein codes for the protein MTSLTGVGRRGGLSAAALLLAAASLALAGCKTTGKEMAEEESTWNNPFAPKTFEEAKAMLPALPQEANLIPFSVAGTGTLSFAVDSKSISVGKDNVVRYTVVTTSQSGARNVTFEGMRCDAFERKLYATLPPGATEWVPNSSDYGETWHRMQAGVRNAYAATLAIDFFCEGRTVAGKPADMVLELQSRAPHKR
- the proB gene encoding glutamate 5-kinase, whose translation is MQSVIAQAKRIVVKVGSSLVTNDGKGLDHDAIARWAAQIAKLRVAGKEVVLVSSGAIAEGMQRLGWARRPKEIHELQAAAAVGQMGLAQVYESQFGRYGIRTAQVLLTHADLADRERYLNARSTLLTLLSLGVVPIINENDTVVTDEIKFGDNDTLGALVTNLIEGDALVILTDQRGLYTADPRKDPAAQFVDEALAGTPELEAMAGGAGTSIGRGGMLTKILAAKRAAKSGAHTTIASGREANVLERLAAGEAIGTQLLAPTGRLTARKQWMADHLQLRGRVVIDNGAVEKLTSGGKSLLPIGVVEVQGEFARGEVIACVDAQGKEVARGITNYSSAESRLIARKPSSEIESVLGHLNEPELIHRDNLVLV